GAGTCAATAATAGCGATTCCGGCTGTCCCAGGTCACTTAACAGAAACTCAGCCGCCTGTAATCCACTCCGCACGGCGCCTTCCATCGTGGCAGGCCAGCCGGTAGAAGTCCAGTCTCCCGCGAGATATAAACCTGCCACTTCGGTCCGTTGTGAAGGACGCAGCTGTTCGACGCCGGGCGTCACGGAAAAGACGGCCTGATGCTCGGTGACCATGCGACTGTGTTTGAGCTGGGCCTGTTTGGTCTCAGGCCAGATCCGGCTCAGTTCCTCTATTACAGCGTCGATGATGTCGGCCTGTGTCCGTCCCTGTCTGGCTTGTCCGGTCAAGTCATGACTGGCGGAAATCACGATCTGATAATAATAGCCTTGCTCAGTCGACTGCCGCATGATGCGCGTGCGGTTGAACATCCACTGTGACAGGCAGTCCACGAAGACGGCATGCGGGAGTTTGGTGATCTCGCGATCAAACCAGAGATGCACGCTGGTAATGGGGGCCGCTTCGAGTTGCTCGATGCCCGCTAAGTGATCATGCCCCTCAAATGATTCAGGCAGCAATTCCAGAACCCGCTGATGGGGTACCGCGATCACAGCCCGTTCGCAGGCGATTTGTCGCCCGTCGCGCAACTGAACGCCGATGACTCGGTTGTCTTCAAGTTCGATTCGGCTCACGCCGGTTTGCAGGTAGACTATGGCATCCTGGTCCTGTAGCCGTTTGAGAATGGTTTCCCCGTACAATTGTTCGAGAGGCACCGTGGGAATCAGGACGTTCCAATTGTTGCGGGCACGCAGAAAACCATCAACAAAGACCTTGCGGGCATGCGAGAGGCTGATGCGGTCGAGCCGTTCGCTTAACGCGCTGACGAGCACGACATTCCAGAAACGATCGATGGTATTTTGGGTCTGTTCCTGTTCGGCGAGCCAGGCGGCAATCGTCGGTTCGTTCAGTTCATCGACCGTGGTCAGAGCCAGTTGTTTCAGGCCCCGTGCGAGACCGATTTTTTCCTGCCAGGACAAGTAAGAAAGACCACCAAACGCCGGAAGTAAATGCAAGGGCGCGGGCAGCAGGGGATTCGCGGCAAAACGGTTGACTTTAAATGGCTGCTCGGTCGAGACCGAACCGGGGGTTTCAGGGCCGATGAAATAGAGCTGTTTTTCTCTGTGGAATGAATCGGCAATGCCGACCGTTTCACAAAAACGATTGAACTCGTGACAGCAACCCATACTGACGTGCTGGCAGTTGTCGATCAGGTGTTGTGACTGTTTGTCTTCAAAGGAGCTGGCTCTGCCGCCCAGTCGGGGGCGCGATTCAAACAGGGTAACGGGGATCTCTCTGTCCGCGAGAGTCACCGCACAAGCCAGGCCGGCCAGTCCCCCTCCGATGATGACAACTTCTGAGTGTTGGGCTCCCAATGACATTTCCTGACAAACTCAAGTGTTTTAAAGAAAACGACCCGCGCCTGTACATTGGGTCTGTATTTCCGGAGATCTCTGACTTAGTATGTGAGGATACCGAAAATAAGCTGTGATCCTAGAGGTGACTTTAGTGAAATCATGAAATATTTGGGGATTCAACCGATTCAGCGTTTGTCCACACGCTGGCTGAAAACGGGGAGAGGTTTTGTGTATCCTCCCCGTTGTTCATTGTGTGGGCTTACCAGAATTTGTTCGGGCACGAACTGTGGCGTTCAAATTGAACAAATTGCGCCGGTTGTTGAGCAGGCGTGTGAGCGATGTGGTGTTCCCGTCGGTCCTCATCTGGACACTTCTCTGGGCTGCGCTTATTGCAAAACAGAGCGTTTTTTGTTTCATCGTGCCGTTGCGCTGGGGAAATATCAGGGGCCATTACGTGAAATCATCTTAAATTTGAAACAAAACCATGGTGCTCATCTGGGAGGGGATCTGGGGAGCCTGCTGTTCCACCGGAATCAGGAAACCTTCGAGAAACTGGCCTGCAGTCTGGTGATTCCGGTTCCCTTACACTGGACATCGCGTCTCCACCGGACGCACAATCCGGCCAGTATCATCGCAGAGGCCCTGTCTGGCCGCTTGCAAGCAAAATACTCCGGGAATATACTCGCGAAACGAAAACGGACTCCCGCTCAGACCAGTTTGACGCCGTCAAACAGGAGAAAAAATCTGCGAGACGCGTTTGTAATACGCAGACGCAAGCGGTTGGCCGGTCAAACTGTTTTACTGGTTGATGATGTCATGACGACCGGATCAACCGCCAATGCTGCGACCCGCGTGCTGCTTGAAGCAGGTGCGTCTGAAATCAATGTTGCTGTGATTGCCAGGGCGCCTGGTTTGTAATTTAACCATATAGAATCTCCACAGAAAACGGCCGCCGTTTTCGTGGATACAATAGACAAGGCAAGTACTTCGATGGATTCGAGTACAATACCCTCTCCGGATGAGAACCCAGCCATTAAATCGGAGAAAAAAGCCATCGGCACAACCCACCGTTTTTTCCTGAGAGGACTGGCCATCAGCCTGCCTCCCATTCTGACACTGGTGATCGTCATCTGGGTTTTGGGGGTCATCAACGACTACATCATTGCCCCGACTACCACTACCGTACGGTATTGCATCGCTTACTTCACCGATGATTCCGAACCGCGGGATGATTTCGTGGAATTGAATAATCTGCCGCCGCTGGAATATTGTCGCGACGATTATCTGATCAGTAAAACTCATCTCACTCAGGTCGAGGCAATTGAAAAAAAGGCCGGGGTCAATGGGATCGACCGCAATCAAATCATTCCTTATGCCTGGGTTCCGTTTGGGGATCGGGCAGTGCCTTACGCGGATTATCGCGAAGTGGCCAAGCGCATTCGGGCCTCCGATATGCCCACGACGGCAATGGGCCTGTATATGGAACTGGCGACGACCCGCTGGTTCAAAAGCCTGTTTCATTTAAGTGCAGTGGCAGTCGCGTTAACGATCGTGGCGTTGTATTTTCTGGGACGTTTCGTGACGGCCCGCATCGGTTCCTGGATGGTGCTCAAATTCGAACAAGGTGTACTGGCCCGTTTGCCGGTGGTGAGTAACGTCTATTCGTCTGTGAAACAGGTGACTGACTTTTTCTTCAGTGAGCGGACCGTTGATTACAGTCGTGTCGTTGCGGTGGAATATCCCCGGCGGGGAATTTGGTCACTGGGCTTTGTAACCGGTGACAGTATGCTGGAGATGACCGTCACAGCGGGCGAACCGTTGGTGGCGATCCTGATTCCGACCTCTCCCATGCCGGTCACCGGCTATACCATGAGTGTTCCCAAGAGTGAAATTGTTGACTTGAATATCACCGTTGATCAGGCATTTCAGTTCTGCCTTTCCTGCGGTGTACTGGTGCCCCCTCAGCAGAAAGTGACCGATGAACTGTTGCGAGAAGAACTGGGCAAACGCTTGTTGGGTGATCGTAAACTGGCCGGCTTCAAAGTGCAAATCGCGCCACCAGAGCCGACCACGCAAACCTCAACGATTGAAGATGAGCACGCGACTACGGAAACCAGTCCGGAAGAATCACTGCCCGATCAACCAGATATTCCGGAAGAACCTCAGGAAAAACCACCGGAATCCAATTGACCTGCTGCATCAGAGCAGATTAAACAAAATGTCTTTAGAAAGTAATTGATGAATCAGACGTCTGAACAACGTCCTCTGCGGATAGCGACCCGTGCCAGCCGTCTGGCGCTCTGGCAAGCCTATTATGTTGCGGACCTGTTGAAATCAAAATCGATCGAACGCCCGATTGAAATTGTGCATATTACCTCAGAGGGTGATCGAGACCTGACATCCCCGCTGTCAGAATTCGGCGGGCTAGGTGTGTTTACGCGCGAAGTTCAGAAAGCAGTCCTTGACGGCCGCGCCGATCTCGCCGTTCACAGTTTGAAGGATCTACCAACCGAGCAGGCGCCCGGCTTACAGCTTGCAGGCATACCGGAACGAGGCCCGCTGTATGACGTCTTGATCTTTCCGCAAGGTGCGGAAGCGGTGGAGCAAATTTCTGATTTGCCTGAAGATGCCCGGATTGGAACTGGCAGCCTACGACGACGCGCCCAAATGTTGAATCAGCGTGCGGATCTGCAAATGCTGGAAGTGCGCGGCAATGTGGAAACACGCCTGAAAAAACTGGATGCGGGTGAATATGATGCGCTCTGTCTGGCGGAAGCCGGTATGGTTCGTCTGGAGTTACTGGAGCAGCGTACGTCGTTGTTACTGACTCCGCCGGAAGTTTATCCTGCCGTTGGACAGGGGGCGCTGGGAATCGAGTGCCGCGCCGATGACAGCGAAACGGCTTCTCTCTTGAATGCGATTTCGGATCCGTCGATCAAAGCCGCCACCACCGCCGAGCGAAGCCTGCTGGCGTTCCTGCGTGCTGGCTGCCATGCGCCCATTGGTGCGTTGTCCCGCATCGAAGACGATATGCTGACACTGGAAGCTGTTGTTTTAAGTGGCGACGGGCAAGAACGGATTACCGCGACCGCCAGTGGGACATTTGATGAAGCGACCGAAATTGGAATTCAAGCCGCGCAAAAACTGCTTGATGCAGGAGCAGCGCGGCTGATCTTAACAGACGACGCTTCCTGAAGGCAGATTAGCAGGGCGCTCGGAACTCATTTCTGATTCAGTTCAAAATGAATCCGTCAAGTAAGAAACAGTACCTGTAAATTATTTCCCTAATCTTCAAGAAATCGCCCCACAGGGGATGTCGATTCTGTTTTGAATTTGGGTTATAATCACAAGTGAATGGACTGCCTTAAATTTACCAATTCAGGAAGAGCGGAAGGTTACCGACATGGAACGTCACCCTTATCGCCCCGGCTTATCCGGGATTATTGCGACAGAGACTGAGATATCCCAGGTTCAGGATGGATTGACCTATCGAGGGTATCCTATTGATGAGTTAGCTCGGGAAGCATTGTTTATCGAAGTGTCTTACCTGCTATTGCACGGTGAGCTTCCCAGTCATGAGCAACTGGCTGATTTTCAAACCCTGCTGGTTGAAAGTGGCTCTCTTCCCAAGCCCGTCATCGCTGCCGTCCAGGCGATTCCATCCCACATCGATATCATGGAAGTCATTCGCACGGGAGTGAGCCTGCTGGCGCACTTTGATCCGCAAATGGAATACGGCATGTTCATGTCGGAGGTCTCGAATACGCAATATCTGCTGGCGATGCTGCCTCAGTTGATTTCGTTCCGATACCATCAGGTTAATGGATCAACGCCGATTGAGCCAAATTTTCATCATTCCTATGCAGGCAGTTTCTGGTATATGCTCAAGGGAGACGAGCCTTCCCAGCTGGAAGAAGAAGCATTTAACGCTGCTTTGATTATGTACGCGGACTATGGCTTAGCACCTTCTACCTTCGCTGCACGTGTGGTAGCGTCCACGGGAAGTCCGCTCTATTCCTCAATCTGCT
This window of the Gimesia fumaroli genome carries:
- the hpnE gene encoding hydroxysqualene dehydroxylase HpnE; translated protein: MGAQHSEVVIIGGGLAGLACAVTLADREIPVTLFESRPRLGGRASSFEDKQSQHLIDNCQHVSMGCCHEFNRFCETVGIADSFHREKQLYFIGPETPGSVSTEQPFKVNRFAANPLLPAPLHLLPAFGGLSYLSWQEKIGLARGLKQLALTTVDELNEPTIAAWLAEQEQTQNTIDRFWNVVLVSALSERLDRISLSHARKVFVDGFLRARNNWNVLIPTVPLEQLYGETILKRLQDQDAIVYLQTGVSRIELEDNRVIGVQLRDGRQIACERAVIAVPHQRVLELLPESFEGHDHLAGIEQLEAAPITSVHLWFDREITKLPHAVFVDCLSQWMFNRTRIMRQSTEQGYYYQIVISASHDLTGQARQGRTQADIIDAVIEELSRIWPETKQAQLKHSRMVTEHQAVFSVTPGVEQLRPSQRTEVAGLYLAGDWTSTGWPATMEGAVRSGLQAAEFLLSDLGQPESLLLTRENTSILSKILFRL
- a CDS encoding ComF family protein, with the protein product MKYLGIQPIQRLSTRWLKTGRGFVYPPRCSLCGLTRICSGTNCGVQIEQIAPVVEQACERCGVPVGPHLDTSLGCAYCKTERFLFHRAVALGKYQGPLREIILNLKQNHGAHLGGDLGSLLFHRNQETFEKLACSLVIPVPLHWTSRLHRTHNPASIIAEALSGRLQAKYSGNILAKRKRTPAQTSLTPSNRRKNLRDAFVIRRRKRLAGQTVLLVDDVMTTGSTANAATRVLLEAGASEINVAVIARAPGL
- a CDS encoding DUF502 domain-containing protein, which encodes MDSSTIPSPDENPAIKSEKKAIGTTHRFFLRGLAISLPPILTLVIVIWVLGVINDYIIAPTTTTVRYCIAYFTDDSEPRDDFVELNNLPPLEYCRDDYLISKTHLTQVEAIEKKAGVNGIDRNQIIPYAWVPFGDRAVPYADYREVAKRIRASDMPTTAMGLYMELATTRWFKSLFHLSAVAVALTIVALYFLGRFVTARIGSWMVLKFEQGVLARLPVVSNVYSSVKQVTDFFFSERTVDYSRVVAVEYPRRGIWSLGFVTGDSMLEMTVTAGEPLVAILIPTSPMPVTGYTMSVPKSEIVDLNITVDQAFQFCLSCGVLVPPQQKVTDELLREELGKRLLGDRKLAGFKVQIAPPEPTTQTSTIEDEHATTETSPEESLPDQPDIPEEPQEKPPESN
- the hemC gene encoding hydroxymethylbilane synthase, encoding MNQTSEQRPLRIATRASRLALWQAYYVADLLKSKSIERPIEIVHITSEGDRDLTSPLSEFGGLGVFTREVQKAVLDGRADLAVHSLKDLPTEQAPGLQLAGIPERGPLYDVLIFPQGAEAVEQISDLPEDARIGTGSLRRRAQMLNQRADLQMLEVRGNVETRLKKLDAGEYDALCLAEAGMVRLELLEQRTSLLLTPPEVYPAVGQGALGIECRADDSETASLLNAISDPSIKAATTAERSLLAFLRAGCHAPIGALSRIEDDMLTLEAVVLSGDGQERITATASGTFDEATEIGIQAAQKLLDAGAARLILTDDAS
- a CDS encoding citrate/2-methylcitrate synthase; translated protein: MERHPYRPGLSGIIATETEISQVQDGLTYRGYPIDELAREALFIEVSYLLLHGELPSHEQLADFQTLLVESGSLPKPVIAAVQAIPSHIDIMEVIRTGVSLLAHFDPQMEYGMFMSEVSNTQYLLAMLPQLISFRYHQVNGSTPIEPNFHHSYAGSFWYMLKGDEPSQLEEEAFNAALIMYADYGLAPSTFAARVVASTGSPLYSSICSAIGSINGQLHCSSGAGVLDALQEAMYSGNAEEWVCQEITKGKRVLGFESSSHRARDPRSAVLKDYCSQLANALGQSEMETAADTIEDMMGKIQKVHPRVEWHASRLLHYLGFEPELFTPIFTVSRLVGWIAHIIEQTENNHLYQPLSRYVGMDQRKYKPLPLRS